One window from the genome of Fragaria vesca subsp. vesca unplaced genomic scaffold, FraVesHawaii_1.0 scf0510190, whole genome shotgun sequence encodes:
- the LOC101306689 gene encoding thymocyte nuclear protein 1-like, which yields MGKEKQYWLLKTEPGEWSWEDQAANNGITKWDGVKNKQAQKYLKSMNLDDLCFFYHSGGKARRVVGVVKVVREWYLEGEDGDGAVDVKAIGEMRRPIDLKEMKGEEGLKGFVLFRQPRLSVVPVSEDVWLKVCDLGGGFEGDGIVVEDDVSGDEVDD from the coding sequence ATGGGCAAAGAGAAGCAGTATTGGCTTCTAAAAACAGAGCCAGGAGAGTGGTCATGGGAGGACCAAGCAGCCAACAACGGCATAACCAAATGGGATGGAGTCAAGAACAAGCAGGCACAGAAGTACCTCAAGTCCATGAACCTCGATGACCTCTGCTTCTTCTACCACTCCGGCGGTAAAGCCCGCCGCGTAGTCGGCGTCGTGAAGGTTGTGCGGGAATGGTATTTGGAAGGCGAAGACGGTGACGGTGCGGTTGACGTGAAGGCGATTGGGGAGATGAGGAGGCCGATTGACTTGAAGGAGATGAAGGGCGAGGAGGGTCTTAAAGGGTTTGTTCTGTTTCGGCAGCCTAGGCTTTCAGTTGTGCCGGTTTCGGAGGATGTGTGGTTGAAAGTTTGTGATTTGGGAGGTGGGTTTGAAGGGGATGGTATTGTTGTGGAGGATGATGTATCTGGTGATGAAGTAGATGATTGA